The following are encoded together in the Daucus carota subsp. sativus chromosome 5, DH1 v3.0, whole genome shotgun sequence genome:
- the LOC108223278 gene encoding vesicle-fusing ATPase, translating into MGSRSMIVVSTPGKDLVYSNLAYCSASDLRQFAVAGSQSRFLALVGDVFVLSLSAHDGIQNGQIGLNSIQRRYARVSTGDSISVSRFSPPEIFDLALLTLELEFVKKGTKEEHVDAVLLAQQIRKRYSNQVMTTGQRVTFEYHGNNYIFTVNGASVEGEDKSERGMITDDTYIVFETQSSSGIKIANQREGASSNIFKHKEFNLQSLGIGGLSAEFADIFRRAFASRVFPPHVTSKLGIKHVKGMLLYGPPGTGKTLMARQIGKMLNGKDPKIVNGPEVLSKFVGETEKNVRDLFADAEQDQRSKGDQSELHVIIFDEIDAICKSRGSTRDGTGVHDSIVNQLLTKIDGVESLNNVLLIGMTNRKDLLDEALLRPGRLEVQVEISLPDENGRLQILQIHTNKMKESSFLAPDVNLQELAARTKNYSGAELEGVVKSAVSYALNRQLNLEDLTKPVDEDNIKVTMEDFLNALHEIIPAFGASTDDLERCRLNGIVECGGRHEHIFKRTMLLAEQVKVSRGSPLVTCLLEGPSGSGKTAMSATVGIGSDFPYVKIVSAETMIGLSESTKCAQIVKVFEDAYRSPLSIIILDDIERLLEYVAIGPRFSNLISQTLLVLLKRLPPKGKKILVIGTTSELNFLDSVGLQDAFSVTYNVPTLKTEDAKKVLEQLNVFAEEDIDSAAEALNDMPIKKIYMVIEMAAQGEEGGGAEAIYSGKEKIKLMHFYDCLQDVIRY; encoded by the exons ATGGGGAGTCGATCGATGATCGTGGTGAGCACGCCAGGCAAAGATCTCGTTTACAGTAACTTAGCCTACTGCTCTGCCTCAGATCTTCGCCAATTCGCCGTCGCCGGATCTCAATCTCGCTTTCTCGCGCTCGTCGGCGATGTTTTCGTGCTCTCTCTTT CTGCTCATGACGGTATTCAAAATGGCCAAATTGGACTCAATTCGATTCAACGTCGTTATGCAAGAGTTTCTACTGGAGACAGTATATCAGTCAGCAG ATTTTCTCCACCTGAAATATTTGACCTTGCTCTGCTTACTCTTGAACTGGAGTTCGTGAAAAAAGGGACTAAAGAAGAACAT GTTGATGCTGTTTTGTTGGCGCAACAAATTCGAAAGAGATATAGTAATCAG GTTATGACTACAGGACAAAGAGTAACATTTGAATATCATGGAAATAATTACATTTTCACCGTCAACGGGGCTAGCGTAGAGGGGGAAGACAAATCAGAGAGAGGGATGATCACAGATGATACATACATTGTGTTTGAAACACAAAGCTCTAGTGGAATAAAG ATTGCCAACCAGCGTGAAGGTGCTAGCAGCAACATATTCAAGCATAAAGAGTTTAACCTTCAGTCTTTAGGTATAGGTGGATTGAGTGCAGAGTTTGCAGATATATTTCGAAGAGCATTTGCCTCAAGGGTTTTCCCTCCACATGTGACTTCGAA GCTGGGCATCAAACATGTCAAGGGAATGCTGCTTTATGGACCTCCTGGTACTGGAAAGACTCTAATGGCTCGCCAAATTGGAAAAATGTTAAATGGCAAGGACCCTAAG ATTGTCAATGGGCCTGAAGTTTTGAGTAAGTTTGTTGGGGAGACGGAAAAGAATGTAAGAGATTTATTTGCAGACGCTGAACAGGATCAAAGATCAAAAG gGGATCAAAGTGAATTACATGTTATCATCTTCGATGAAATTGATGCGATTTGTAAG TCCAGAGGTTCAACTAGAGATGGTACTGGAGTTCATGATAGTATTGTCAACCAGCTTCTTACAAAG ATAGATGGTGTGGAGTCTCTAAACAATGTGCTGCTTATTGGGATGACCAACAGGAAGGATCTGCTTGATGAAGCACTTTTAAG GCCCGGACGTTTAGAAGTCCAAGTGGAGATTAGTCTTCCAGACGAGAATGGGCGTTTACAAATCCTTCAAATTCACACAAACAAAATGAAGGAGAGTTCCTTTCTTGCTCCTGATGTGAACTTGCAAGAGCTTG CTGCCCGGACAAAAAATTATAGCGGAGCAGAACTAGAAGGGGTCGTGAAAAGTGCTGTATCCTATGCTTTAAACCGGCAGCTAAATCTGGAAGATCTTACCAAACCTGTGGACGAGGATAATATTAAAGTTACTATGGAAGATTTTCTTAATGCCCTTCATGAAATTATTCCCGCATTTGGAGcatctactgatgatcttgaacGTTGCAG ACTCAATGGCATAGTGGAGTGTGGCGGGCGACATGAGCACATATTTAAAAGAACTATGCTACTAGCAGAGCAAGTCAAAGTTAGCAGAGGAAGTCCCCTTGTTACATGTTTGTTGGAAGGCCCAAGTGGCAG TGGGAAGACTGCAATGTCAGCTACTGTTGGGATCGGCAGTGATTTCCCCTACGTCAAGATA GTTTCAGCTGAAACAATGATCGGCCTCAGTGAAAGCACTAAATGTGCCCAGATCGTCAAG GTATTCGAGGATGCTTATAGGTCACCATTAAGCATTATTATCCTTGACGATATTGAAAG GCTTCTGGAATACGTTGCGATTGGTCCAcggttttcaaatttaatttccCAAACTTTATTGGTCCTGCTTAAACGGCTTCCTCCAAAG GGAAAAAAAATTCTGGTCATTGGAACTACAAGTGAGCTGAACTTTTTGGATTCTGTTGGTCTTCAAGATGCTTTTTCGGTCACATACAATGTCCCAACTCTGAAAACAGAAGATGCGAAAAAG GTCTTGGAACAGCTAAATGTTTTCGCAGAGGAAGATATTGATTCTGCTGCAGAGGCCCTAAATGAT ATGCCAATCAAGAAGATATACATGGTGATTGAAATGGCTGCTCAAGGAGAAGAAGGTGGCGGAGCAGAAGCTATTTACTCTGGGAAAGAGAAGATCAAACTTATGCATTTCTATGATTGTCTACAAGATGTTATCCGGTATTAA
- the LOC108221845 gene encoding phosphopantothenoylcysteine decarboxylase subunit SIS2-like translates to MTTPMAISKCLRFSKNVPLRSLIHLHLNPIATADSIETASESPSKLRVFETKTPNSPLRNDVAAVIRNQVNLAALLTRGRAVKIDDEFNEDDFEDESDEFEEEDEEEFDEMDGEDCVDDDDDEDEDPVYKKRK, encoded by the coding sequence ATGACGACTCCCATGGCGATCTCCAAGTGTTTGAGATTCAGCAAGAACGTTCCGCTCAGAAGCTTAATTCATCTCCATCTCAATCCAATCGCCACCGCGGATTCAATCGAAACCGCCTCTGAATCTCCATCGAAGCTTCGTGTCTTCGAAACTAAAACCCCGAATTCACCTCTCCGAAACGACGTCGCAGCGGTGATTCGCAATCAGGTCAATCTGGCGGCGTTGTTGACGCGTGGACGCGCGGTGAAGATTGATGATGAGTTCAATGAGGACGATTTTGAGGACGAGAGCGATGAGTTCGAGGAGGAGGATGAAGAGGAGTTTGATGAAATGGACGGTGAAGATTGcgtggatgatgatgacgatgaagatgaagatcctGTTTACAAGAAGAGgaagtga
- the LOC108223211 gene encoding probable ubiquitin-conjugating enzyme E2 25, translating into MESPAIGRSYIAAKAKKRVFPGGSSMDPDVIEIPPPTPINRSSKSKTLKLKEVVDQEIIDVDMDENSCNVMLTEGIGTNYKGKGAITNNSLGIDGDGGQSSKKNSAPGSHSVVNLEGFACDLSFLDDDYVDMYPDGAHVFDDNQMYEDEYEILQSHFDNIDIPPGVEAPVSWFPGPAQNKINVGATKNPALSNPKPQPSPGVILPEMEASHSLWSLDPWGRMPTTNTLGMETPVQGVSHPHKAGLSSSWSTIENAQSKKNIASSKYFQHKAQSSGGWGFVNKSTPFGLASSHGPHKPPGSLNQQYIEAKAAFRGDNILRKKTKHIARNPYIPNASEASPVTSSWYKHDNSMYVMVPPNYPTHYNPFLSEHMSFDGVAYDPFLQDSFTIQTNATDLGVPLGSSSGSQKDATFLDCPSNSSQQNVTDKHVNRDEILMKLHQFKKFDVVQDPSDHHYVHNGSSSKQPSKSWAKKIQEEWKILEKDLPDTIFVRAYESRMDLLRAVIIGAEGTPYHDGLFFFDVLFPDNYPHVPPHVYYHSRGLRLNPNLYNNGKVCLSLLNTWSGSQKEMWIPNLSTMLQVLVSIQGLILNAKPYFNEPAYDRLSGTPHGEKSSQHYNESTFILSLKTMVFTLKKQPKHFEDFVVGHFFKCALDVLVACKAYMDGAQVGCLVKGGVQDVDEGDKSCSQNFKATLGAYLKPLVDAFTQIGVKDCEQFIPPSQTGNSQTGFRQSGHRHMSPALKTPNYFS; encoded by the exons ATGGAGTCGCCGGCGATAGGGAGAAGTTATATAGCAGCGAAAGCGAA GAAGCGTGTGTTTCCGGGAGGGAGTTCTATGGACCCCGATGTGATTGAGATTCCTCCGCCGACGCCGATTAATCGGAGTTCGAAATCAAAAACTCTTAAACTTAAGGAG gttgtggatcaagaaataaTTGATGTTGATATGGATGAAAATAGTTGCAATGTTATGCTTACTGAAGGGATTGGTACAAACTACAAAGGCAAg GGAGCTATAACGAACAATTCCTTAGGAATTGATGGGGACGGGGGTCAATCTTCAAAGAAGAACTCTGCTCCTGGATCACATAGTGTAGTTAATTTAGAAGGTTTTGCATGTGATCTTTCATTCCTTGATGATGATTATGTGGATATGTACCCTGATGGTGCACATGTGTTCGATGACAATCAGATGTATGAGGATGAATATGAAATTTTACAATCCCATTTTGATAATATTGACATTCCACCTGGTGTTGAGGCTCCTGTTTCTTGGTTCCCCGGTCCtgctcaaaataaaattaatgtcgGTGCCACTAAAAACCCAGCCCTGTCAAATCCAAAACCACAGCCCAGCCCCGGTGTTATCCTTCCAGAAATGGAGGCATCACATTCCCTGTGGTCTTTAGACCCTTGGGGAAGGATGCCCACTACAAATACTCTAGGGATGGAAACCCCAGTCCAAGGAGTCAGTCACCCCCATAAGGCAGGGTTGTCTTCATCGTGGTCTACCATTGAGAATGCTCAGAGCAAGAAAAATATAGCTTCTTCAAAGTACTTCCAGCATAAAGCGCAAAGTAGTGGTGGTTGGGGCTTTGTTAACAAATCTACACCCTTTGGTCTTGCAAGTAGTCATGGTCCACATAAACCACCAGGTTCTTTGAACCAGCAGTATATTGAAGCCAAGGCAGCCTTTCGCGGTGATAACATTCTTCGTAAAAAGACTAAGCATATAGCTAGGAATCCTTATATTCCTAATGCTTCTGAGGCGTCCCCAGTCACCAGCAGCTGGTATAAACATGACAACAGTATGTACGTAATGGTTCCTCCAAATTATCCCACCCATTATAATCCATTTCTTAGTGAACATATGTCTTTCGATGGAGTAGCGTATGATCCATTCCTGCAGGATTCCTTTACAATTCAAACGAATGCCACAGATTTGGGGGTTCCATTAGGTTCATCTTCGGGAAGCCAAAAGGATGCTACATTCTTAGATTGTCCATCTAATTCATCTCAACAGAATGTTACAGATAAGCATGTCAATAGAGATGAGATTCTCATGAAATTacatcaatttaaaaaatttgacgTTGTCCAAGATCCTTCTGATCATCATTACGTGCATAATGGATCTTCATCGAAGCAG CCATCAAAGAGCTGGGCAAAGAAAATACAGGAGGAATGGAAGATTCTGGAGAAGGATTTACCAG ATACTATATTTGTTAGGGCTTATGAATCAAGAATGGATCTTCTGAGAGCTGTAATTATAGGAGCAGAGGGGACTCCCTACCATGATGGCCTTTTCTTCTTTGATGTGTTATTTCCTGACAATTATCCTCATGTGCCACCA CATGTGTACTACCACTCACGTGGTCTCAGACTCAATCCAAATCTGTACAATAATGGAAAAGTATGCCTGAGTCTTCTCAACACCTGGAGTGGTAGCCAGAAAGAGATGTGGATCCCCAATTTGTCAACTATGCTCCAAGTTCTGGTTTCCATACAAGGTCTAATACTGAATGCGAAACCATACTTCAACGAACCTGCATATGATCGTTTAAGCGGCACGCCACATGGGGAAAAGAGCTCACAACACTATAACGAGTCCACTTTTATCCTCTCCTTGAAAACTATGGTGTTTACCCTGAAGAAGCAACCAAAG CATTTTGAAGATTTTGTGGTGGGGCACTTTTTCAAGTGTGCACTGGATGTTTTGGTGGCATGTAAAGCTTACATGGATGGAGCTCAAGTTGGTTGTCTTGTGAAAGGTGGTGTTCAGGATGTCGATGAAGGAGACAAGAGTTGTTCACAGAATTTCAAGGCAACTTTGGGTGCTTACTTAAAACCACTTGTAGACGCATTTACACAAATTGGCGTGAAGGACTGTGAACAATTCATTCCACCTTCACAGACGGGAAACAGCCAGACAGGATTCAGGCAGTCAGGTCACAGACATATGTCTCCTGCCCTCAAGACGCCGaactatttttcataa
- the LOC108222794 gene encoding uncharacterized protein LOC108222794 produces MAAVLETLAIPRASTFPAISSPSVCSLSGHRSSIKLPQSRGLKIQSVRVTGSVSTSSRLVSRAGRIVSEAQDTAVVVPSVLDATWQSLVLECDSPVLVEFWAPWCGPCRMIHPIIDELAKEYAGKLKCYKVNTDESPSVATRYGIRSIPTVMIFKCGEKIDAIIGAVPKATLATSIDKLL; encoded by the exons atggCGGCTGTTTTGGAAACCCTAGCTATCCCCCGCGCCTCTACTTTTCCGGCGATTTCTTCTCCGTCCGTCTGTTCGCTCTCCGGTCACCGGAGCTCAATTAAATTGCCTCAATCCAGAGGACTAAAGATTCAGTCCGTACGAGTCACTGGATCGGTGAGTACTAGCTCGAGGCTCGTTAGTCGTGCTGGTCGTATCGTCAGCGAGGCTCAGGACACTGCTGTTGTTG TGCCTAGTGTCCTTGATGCAACATGGCAGTCACTTGTCCTCGAGTGTGATTCTCCGGTTCTTGTTGAATTTTGGGCTCCATGGTGTGGTCCATGTCGCATGATTCATCCTATCATTGATGAACTGGCAAAAGAATACGCAGGAAAGCTAAAGTGTTACAAGGTCAACACTGATGAGAGTCCCTCGGTTGCAACTCGATATGGGATAAGAAGCATCCCAACAGTCATGATTTTTAAATGTGGAGAGAAAATAGATGCAATCATTGGCGCAGTTCCTAAAGCAACACTTGCCACTTCCATAGATAAGCTCTTGTAG